One genomic window of Roseobacter ponti includes the following:
- a CDS encoding ABC transporter permease codes for MVALTPISRTPVSFYVPVVAAAGAFAGLLVGTAQGSSLLGIILGAALMAAVAYVLTQIIREEKAGIWGLTALLAVAGFFMGGIAAALIGAAFGWFFGWFSFWLYEGRYRAKVAPYLTPRQVLWHFTFRVICGAILVFLITPILVVMPLSFNAEDFFTFTPEMLRFDPAGYSMKHYEDFFTNSDWQGALKNSIRIAPAATLLSVGFGTLAAIGLSQPHVPFRRAIMAILISPMIVPLIISAAGMYFFYSRIGLQGTYAGVVLAHAALGIPFVIITVTATLVGFDNSLTRAAANMGANPVTTFFRVQMPLILPGVISGGLFAFITSFDEVVVVLFVGSAGQKTLPWQMFTGLREQISPTILAVATILVIVSIALLTVVELLRRRSERLRGMSPA; via the coding sequence ATGGTAGCTCTCACACCAATCTCGCGCACACCCGTCTCTTTTTATGTGCCCGTGGTGGCGGCCGCCGGCGCATTTGCAGGGCTGCTCGTCGGCACGGCACAGGGCAGTTCCCTGCTGGGCATCATTCTTGGTGCGGCACTGATGGCGGCGGTCGCTTATGTGCTGACACAAATCATCAGGGAAGAAAAAGCAGGCATCTGGGGGCTGACGGCGCTTCTGGCAGTTGCCGGGTTTTTCATGGGCGGCATCGCTGCGGCCCTCATCGGTGCAGCCTTTGGCTGGTTCTTCGGATGGTTCAGCTTCTGGCTCTACGAAGGGCGTTACCGCGCCAAAGTGGCGCCCTATCTCACACCCCGTCAGGTGCTGTGGCATTTCACATTCCGGGTGATCTGCGGGGCCATTCTCGTATTTCTGATCACGCCCATCCTTGTGGTGATGCCTCTGAGCTTTAACGCCGAGGATTTCTTTACCTTCACGCCGGAGATGCTGCGGTTTGACCCGGCGGGCTATTCAATGAAGCACTATGAGGATTTCTTTACGAACTCTGACTGGCAGGGAGCGCTCAAAAATTCGATCAGAATCGCACCTGCCGCCACGCTGCTCTCGGTAGGCTTCGGCACTCTCGCAGCTATCGGTCTGAGCCAGCCGCATGTGCCGTTCCGGCGTGCGATTATGGCGATCCTGATTTCGCCGATGATCGTACCGCTGATCATTTCGGCGGCTGGCATGTACTTCTTTTACAGCCGTATCGGCCTGCAGGGCACATACGCCGGCGTGGTTCTCGCACATGCGGCCCTGGGTATCCCCTTCGTGATCATCACGGTGACAGCAACGCTGGTGGGTTTTGACAATTCGCTGACGCGGGCGGCGGCCAATATGGGGGCCAACCCGGTCACCACCTTCTTCCGGGTTCAGATGCCACTCATTCTGCCCGGGGTGATTTCCGGCGGTCTCTTTGCCTTTATCACCTCTTTCGACGAGGTTGTGGTTGTACTCTTTGTCGGTTCTGCCGGTCAGAAAACGTTGCCCTGGCAGATGTTCACCGGTCTGCGTGAACAGATCAGTCCGACGATCCTCGCGGTTGCCACCATTCTGGTGATTGTCTCGATTGCGCTGCTGACGGTGGTAGAACTATTGCGCCGACGATCTGAGCGCCTGCGCGGGATGAGCCCGGCATGA
- a CDS encoding lysozyme inhibitor LprI family protein, with protein sequence MVTRCLFGLVLAALPATVSADPSLECSLVSSSQVETSACLAEVEKRVDETLGIALNSARASATELDEITGRTVALPALEASQAAWDAYRAAHCEYTGTLSGGGSGTGISIRSCRISLTRARVEELLSRL encoded by the coding sequence ATGGTAACCAGATGTCTCTTTGGGCTCGTACTGGCAGCCCTGCCCGCGACTGTTTCCGCCGATCCGTCGCTGGAGTGCAGTCTTGTGTCGTCCTCTCAGGTCGAAACCTCGGCCTGCCTTGCAGAGGTTGAGAAGCGGGTGGATGAAACACTCGGGATCGCGCTGAATTCGGCCCGCGCCAGTGCAACAGAGCTGGATGAGATCACCGGCCGGACGGTCGCTCTCCCGGCGCTTGAGGCGTCACAGGCGGCGTGGGACGCTTACCGCGCGGCGCATTGTGAGTATACCGGAACGCTCTCAGGAGGTGGGTCAGGCACGGGTATTTCTATCCGCTCCTGCCGGATTTCGCTTACCCGAGCCAGGGTCGAGGAGCTTCTGAGCCGTCTCTGA
- a CDS encoding lytic murein transglycosylase yields MQWKIWTTGVLAIGLTMADTAQAEGIWQSVRPLNRPDTAQPDTIRNPVSLISVAARPKLRPATQAVTDTAKVEVVASPAGFDRWVTGFKSRARAQGISAGTLDAAFRDVSYDADVIRRDRNQSEFTKTIWDYLGSAASATRIANGRIALKNHNSTLTAIEKRYGVEKEVVVAVWGLESAYGTFRGKNDVVTSLATLSFDGRRGAFFEEQLIAALKILQNGDTSPRNMTGSWAGAMGHTQFIPTSYLSYAVDFDGDGRRDIWADNPVDALASTAAYLKKSGWTKGQPWGVEVQIPKGFDYTLADRKIKKSPGQWARLGVVDMNGRAVPDHGRASVLLPAGAQGAAFLIFDNFKAIEAYNSADAYVIGVGHLSDRIRGGSEIRASWPTDDRALTRAEREEMQRRLTGKGFSTQGIDGRIGPKTIDAVRSYQRAQGLVPDGYASLTLLKRLR; encoded by the coding sequence ATGCAGTGGAAGATCTGGACGACAGGTGTTCTGGCCATCGGACTGACCATGGCGGACACAGCGCAGGCAGAGGGAATCTGGCAATCCGTGAGGCCGCTGAACCGGCCCGATACGGCTCAGCCTGACACCATCAGGAACCCCGTTTCGCTGATCTCGGTTGCTGCCCGGCCAAAGCTGCGGCCGGCGACACAAGCGGTGACAGACACAGCGAAGGTTGAGGTTGTTGCATCGCCTGCGGGCTTTGACCGCTGGGTCACCGGGTTCAAAAGCCGGGCGCGGGCGCAGGGGATCAGTGCAGGAACACTGGATGCCGCATTTCGCGATGTCAGCTATGATGCGGATGTGATCCGCCGCGACCGCAACCAGTCGGAGTTTACCAAAACCATCTGGGACTATCTGGGCAGCGCCGCCTCGGCGACCCGGATCGCCAATGGCAGGATCGCTCTGAAAAACCACAACAGCACGCTGACAGCGATCGAGAAACGGTATGGTGTCGAGAAAGAGGTGGTCGTGGCGGTCTGGGGCCTCGAGAGTGCCTATGGCACCTTTCGCGGCAAAAACGATGTGGTGACCTCGCTGGCGACGCTGTCTTTTGACGGCCGGCGCGGTGCGTTTTTCGAGGAACAGCTGATCGCGGCACTGAAAATCCTGCAGAACGGTGACACCAGCCCGCGCAATATGACCGGCAGCTGGGCCGGAGCGATGGGACACACACAGTTTATTCCGACCTCTTATCTCAGCTATGCAGTCGATTTTGACGGTGACGGCCGGCGCGATATCTGGGCCGACAATCCGGTGGATGCGCTGGCTTCGACTGCTGCCTATCTGAAGAAATCCGGCTGGACCAAAGGACAGCCCTGGGGCGTCGAGGTTCAGATCCCGAAAGGATTTGATTACACGCTCGCGGACCGGAAGATAAAAAAGTCGCCGGGTCAGTGGGCCCGGCTTGGCGTCGTCGACATGAACGGCCGGGCTGTGCCTGATCACGGACGCGCTTCAGTGCTGCTTCCGGCAGGTGCGCAGGGGGCGGCCTTTCTGATTTTTGATAACTTCAAAGCGATCGAGGCCTATAACTCCGCGGACGCCTATGTGATCGGTGTGGGGCATCTGAGTGACCGCATCAGGGGCGGGTCGGAGATCCGTGCGTCATGGCCCACCGATGACCGTGCGCTGACCCGTGCCGAGCGTGAAGAGATGCAGCGCCGCCTGACAGGCAAAGGGTTCAGCACACAGGGTATTGACGGGCGGATCGGGCCGAAAACCATCGATGCGGTGCGTTCCTATCAGCGGGCGCAGGGGCTTGTTCCGGACGGGTATGCGTCTCTGACTTTGCTGAAACGTCTGCGGTAA
- a CDS encoding helix-turn-helix transcriptional regulator, giving the protein MSRTHRLFQMMQTLRRLSPPVTARRLADEMGMSLRTIYRDIDALRGIGAVIDGEAGFGYTLIEDAALPPLGFEDDELEALVLGLRDVAVIGDPSLARAARSALAKIRARVPPRQAHRLQHAVLDAHRFAPQPVIRIDVSLLREATWDEVSVRFAYRDAEGSHTVRRVDPLGLVYLDRSNVLLAWCHLRNDFRTFRLDRMESLERTDLSFRPKRVPLLREHLDRIRCEIAPPAEDRARSD; this is encoded by the coding sequence ATGAGCAGAACCCACCGGCTTTTCCAGATGATGCAGACGTTGCGGCGGCTGTCTCCGCCCGTGACCGCCCGCCGCCTTGCAGATGAGATGGGCATGTCCCTGCGTACGATCTACCGCGATATTGATGCGCTGCGCGGGATCGGGGCCGTTATCGATGGGGAGGCGGGCTTTGGCTATACGCTGATTGAGGATGCGGCGCTGCCGCCCCTGGGTTTTGAGGATGATGAACTTGAAGCGCTGGTGCTGGGCCTGCGCGATGTTGCGGTTATCGGGGATCCGTCTCTTGCCCGTGCGGCGCGTTCTGCGCTCGCCAAGATCAGAGCCCGTGTTCCGCCTCGCCAGGCGCACCGGTTGCAGCACGCCGTGCTCGATGCGCACCGGTTTGCGCCACAGCCGGTGATCCGCATCGATGTCTCGCTGCTGCGTGAGGCGACCTGGGATGAGGTCAGCGTGCGCTTTGCCTATCGCGATGCCGAAGGGTCGCATACGGTGCGGCGGGTGGACCCGCTGGGCCTTGTTTATCTCGACCGATCCAACGTGCTGCTGGCCTGGTGCCATTTGCGGAATGATTTCAGAACCTTCCGTCTTGACCGGATGGAAAGCCTCGAACGGACTGATCTGAGCTTCCGTCCGAAACGGGTGCCGCTGCTGCGCGAGCATCTCGACCGGATCCGCTGTGAGATTGCGCCACCGGCAGAAGATCGCGCCCGGTCTGATTGA
- the rnr gene encoding ribonuclease R, with protein MNKIPTKAEILDWISENPNLTAKRDIAKAFGIKGAARIDLKRLLKELEAEGHLEKRKRSYQDPDRLPPVAVLQITGPDKDGDLFAKPLEWLGEGVEPVVLFIPRASDPALGAGDRILGRLTVVKGEDHHYEARLIRRIGTNPRRVLGVFRKTAEGGRIVPIDKGADKEWQVAGDATHGAQDGELVEAEQAGPKGRMGLPRARVTGRLGDPSAPKAVSLIAIHQHGIPDAFPDDVIAEADRAKPVGLKGREDLRDLPLITIDPSDARDHDDACYAHADEDPGNEGGHIIWVAIADVAAYVTPGSALDREARKRGNSTYFPDRVVPMLPDRLSGDLCSLHEGVPRACIAVRMQIDATGNKLSHSFHRGLMRSPASLHYEEVQEAVDGNPNDRTEPLTETVLKPLYTAWEALMEARGRRQPLDLDLPERRIVLDDEGKVTSVSFKDRLDAHRLIEEFMVLANVAAAETLIAKKTPLLYRVHEEPSPEKLDALRETAKASGFTLAKGQVLQTAHLNRLLNDAAGSDEAELINISTLRSMTQAYYAPQNFGHFGLALKNYAHFTSPIRRYSDLIVHRALIAAHGWGRDGLRPEDYDDLEQTGEHISETERRSMIAERDTTDRYLAAFLSERVGNEFTGRISGIARFGVFVKLDETGADGLVPMRSIGREYFHYDQEAGTLMGADTGMIISLGQRVTVRLAEAAPVTGGIALELLSLDGDDLPRGRRSPAGRSPKRHKAKAKRRSDKTKRKVKRTRR; from the coding sequence ATGAACAAAATCCCCACCAAAGCCGAAATTCTGGACTGGATCTCAGAGAACCCGAACCTCACGGCAAAGCGCGATATCGCCAAGGCGTTCGGCATCAAAGGCGCGGCCCGCATCGACCTTAAGCGCCTCCTGAAAGAGCTTGAGGCGGAAGGCCATCTCGAAAAGCGCAAGCGCAGTTACCAGGACCCGGACCGCCTGCCGCCCGTTGCTGTTCTGCAGATTACCGGGCCGGACAAGGACGGCGATCTTTTTGCGAAACCACTCGAATGGCTGGGCGAGGGGGTCGAGCCGGTGGTGCTTTTCATTCCGCGCGCCTCTGATCCGGCGCTGGGTGCCGGCGACCGTATTCTTGGGCGGCTGACGGTCGTAAAGGGTGAGGATCATCACTATGAGGCGCGGTTGATCCGGCGCATCGGCACCAATCCGCGCCGGGTGCTCGGCGTTTTCCGCAAAACGGCTGAAGGCGGGCGGATCGTGCCCATCGACAAGGGCGCGGATAAGGAATGGCAGGTCGCCGGCGATGCCACCCACGGCGCGCAGGACGGTGAACTGGTCGAAGCGGAGCAGGCCGGCCCGAAGGGACGCATGGGCCTGCCGCGGGCGCGGGTGACCGGGCGTCTTGGCGACCCGTCCGCGCCAAAGGCGGTCTCGCTGATCGCGATCCACCAGCACGGCATCCCCGATGCCTTTCCCGATGATGTGATCGCCGAAGCCGACCGTGCGAAACCGGTGGGCCTGAAAGGACGCGAGGATCTGCGGGATCTGCCGCTCATTACCATCGATCCCTCGGATGCCCGCGATCATGACGATGCCTGTTACGCCCACGCAGATGAAGACCCGGGCAACGAGGGCGGGCACATCATCTGGGTCGCGATTGCCGATGTTGCAGCCTATGTCACGCCGGGCTCTGCACTGGATCGTGAGGCCCGCAAGCGGGGCAATTCCACGTATTTCCCCGACCGGGTGGTGCCTATGCTGCCCGACCGGCTGTCGGGCGATCTGTGTTCCCTGCACGAGGGGGTGCCGCGCGCCTGTATCGCTGTACGGATGCAGATTGATGCGACCGGCAATAAGCTTTCGCACAGTTTTCATCGCGGGCTGATGCGCTCGCCTGCGTCGCTGCATTACGAAGAAGTCCAGGAAGCAGTGGACGGCAACCCGAATGACCGTACCGAACCCCTGACAGAGACTGTTTTAAAGCCGCTCTACACCGCGTGGGAGGCGCTCATGGAGGCACGGGGACGGCGGCAACCGCTGGACCTTGACCTGCCAGAGCGTCGCATTGTGCTGGATGATGAAGGCAAGGTCACCTCTGTCAGTTTCAAAGACCGGCTCGATGCGCACCGTCTGATCGAAGAGTTCATGGTGCTTGCAAATGTCGCTGCCGCCGAGACCCTGATCGCAAAGAAAACACCGCTGCTTTACCGGGTGCACGAAGAACCGAGCCCCGAAAAACTCGACGCGCTGCGCGAGACGGCAAAGGCCAGCGGCTTTACCCTCGCCAAAGGGCAGGTGTTGCAGACAGCACACCTCAACCGTCTGCTCAATGATGCAGCCGGATCAGATGAGGCGGAGCTCATCAATATCTCGACGCTGCGCTCCATGACCCAGGCCTATTATGCGCCGCAGAACTTTGGTCACTTCGGGCTTGCGCTGAAGAACTATGCGCATTTCACCTCGCCGATCCGGCGGTATTCCGATCTGATCGTGCACCGGGCGCTGATCGCGGCGCATGGCTGGGGCAGGGACGGGTTGCGCCCTGAAGACTATGATGACCTGGAGCAGACGGGCGAGCATATCTCCGAGACCGAACGACGGTCGATGATCGCTGAACGCGACACCACGGACCGCTACCTGGCAGCTTTTCTTAGCGAGCGGGTGGGCAATGAGTTCACCGGACGGATCAGCGGCATCGCGCGCTTTGGTGTTTTTGTGAAACTCGATGAAACCGGCGCGGATGGTCTCGTGCCGATGCGCTCAATCGGACGCGAATATTTCCACTATGACCAGGAAGCCGGCACCCTGATGGGAGCTGATACCGGCATGATCATCAGCCTTGGCCAGCGCGTGACGGTGCGGCTTGCGGAAGCGGCACCTGTGACCGGCGGGATCGCCCTGGAGCTTTTATCACTTGATGGCGATGACCTGCCGCGAGGTCGCCGTTCGCCGGCGGGGCGCAGCCCGAAACGCCACAAAGCAAAAGCCAAACGGCGCAGTGACAAAACCAAACGCAAAGTGAAACGCACGCGCCGCTAA
- a CDS encoding TIGR04282 family arsenosugar biosynthesis glycosyltransferase → MKQTLVVMLKEPRPGRVKSRLGRDIGMTTAAWWFRHQTAALLRRVTDPRWQTLLAVSPDAEGLRSRIWPAGLHRIPQGTGSLGDRMARVLRHASPGPLCIIGADIPLITRAHIARSFALLGRNEVVLGPAPDGGYWLIGLRRNRPPPRGLFQGVRWSSEHALQDTLATLGDRRTAFADSLADVDTVHDLR, encoded by the coding sequence GTGAAACAAACGCTTGTCGTGATGCTCAAAGAACCACGTCCCGGACGGGTCAAATCGCGTCTCGGGCGCGACATCGGCATGACCACCGCGGCCTGGTGGTTCCGGCATCAGACGGCAGCACTCCTCAGGCGCGTGACCGATCCGCGCTGGCAGACGCTGCTGGCCGTGTCGCCGGACGCCGAAGGCCTGCGCAGCAGGATCTGGCCTGCCGGACTTCACCGGATACCCCAGGGGACCGGGTCGCTGGGCGACCGGATGGCGCGCGTCTTACGGCATGCTTCTCCCGGGCCGCTCTGTATTATCGGTGCCGACATTCCGTTGATCACACGCGCACATATCGCGCGATCCTTTGCGCTTCTGGGACGTAACGAGGTGGTGCTCGGCCCGGCTCCCGACGGCGGGTACTGGCTGATCGGGCTCAGGCGCAACCGCCCGCCGCCGCGGGGGCTCTTTCAGGGCGTCCGCTGGTCTTCTGAGCATGCACTGCAGGATACCCTGGCAACCCTCGGCGACAGGAGAACCGCCTTTGCCGACAGCCTGGCGGATGTCGATACCGTGCACGATTTGCGATGA
- the dapE gene encoding succinyl-diaminopimelate desuccinylase — protein sequence MPAVDPVSLTADLVRCASVTPADEGAMDILQKLLSDAGFDCSRADRGGIANLFARWGAQGHARTFGFNGHTDVVPVGDEAAWSMPPFGAEIRDGIMYGRGTTDMKSGVAAFAAAAVDFVRDTPPEGAVILAITGDEEGDATDGTTALLSYMEQTGEKMDVCLVGEPTCPDVMGSMMKIGRRGSMTAWIRLTGKQGHSAYPHRALNPLPAMMRLMDRLASRDLDQGTDHFDPSTLAVVTVDTGNPATNVIPAECSGTVNIRFNDLHSGETLSNWIRDEIALTETEFGVKTDLRIKISGESFLTPPGPLSDLVAAAVEAETGVKPELSTTGGTSDARFVKDHCPVVEFGLVGQSMHQVDEHVQVAHIHELKAIYARILASYFAAG from the coding sequence ATGCCTGCTGTTGACCCCGTTTCCCTGACCGCCGATCTTGTGCGCTGCGCCTCCGTGACCCCGGCCGACGAGGGAGCGATGGATATCCTGCAAAAGCTGCTGAGCGATGCAGGATTTGACTGTAGCCGCGCGGACCGGGGCGGGATCGCCAATCTTTTTGCCCGCTGGGGCGCGCAGGGCCATGCGCGCACCTTCGGCTTTAACGGACACACTGATGTGGTGCCGGTCGGCGATGAGGCCGCCTGGAGCATGCCGCCCTTTGGTGCCGAAATCCGCGACGGCATAATGTACGGGCGCGGCACCACGGATATGAAATCGGGTGTTGCCGCCTTTGCCGCGGCGGCGGTGGATTTTGTGCGCGACACGCCGCCCGAGGGGGCTGTTATCCTGGCCATCACCGGAGACGAGGAAGGCGACGCGACTGACGGCACCACCGCATTGCTGTCGTACATGGAACAAACCGGCGAGAAAATGGACGTCTGTCTGGTGGGAGAGCCGACCTGCCCGGATGTGATGGGTTCGATGATGAAGATCGGGCGACGCGGTTCGATGACAGCCTGGATCCGGCTGACCGGTAAACAGGGACATTCGGCATATCCGCACCGCGCGCTTAACCCGTTGCCGGCCATGATGCGCCTGATGGACCGTCTGGCCAGCCGCGACCTGGATCAGGGCACAGACCATTTTGATCCGTCGACACTGGCGGTCGTGACGGTCGATACCGGTAATCCGGCGACCAACGTCATCCCGGCCGAATGCTCCGGCACAGTGAACATCCGGTTTAATGATCTGCACAGTGGCGAGACCCTGAGCAACTGGATCCGTGACGAAATCGCCCTCACAGAGACTGAATTCGGCGTGAAAACGGACCTGCGGATTAAGATCTCCGGCGAGAGTTTTCTGACACCACCCGGCCCGCTGTCGGATCTGGTCGCAGCGGCGGTAGAGGCCGAAACCGGGGTAAAACCGGAGCTGTCCACAACTGGTGGCACTTCGGATGCACGCTTTGTTAAGGACCATTGCCCGGTTGTTGAATTCGGACTGGTCGGCCAGTCAATGCATCAGGTTGATGAGCATGTGCAGGTGGCGCATATCCATGAGCTTAAAGCCATCTACGCGCGCATTCTGGCCAGCTATTTCGCCGCAGGGTGA
- a CDS encoding Hint domain-containing protein, translating to MTWIAVADHKERRFSLRGVGEDRTDRRLHPGDPDYQPQCGSLMFETRLSPDGRPQVLLSFSRSWPEQRSLTFQAIPGGGISMVQVTGENIAHAALTHGVPGRTDVLRVTFSWDAGRGFARLTVERPEEDQVASVTVSDVRPMRLQDLRDMLLGKGDQIFARDVVFAALSDRVEPVGPMPGLAPEAMVATPGGYREAADLRRGDTVITRTGEIVPVLHAVSRRVPARGSFAPVRLRAPYFGLRDDVITAPGQRLVIDGPEVEYLFNEEAVLVPARHLMNGFAALPVQPVPVQTYTQLILPAHEAVLVAGTAMESLNIGRIRRYPERLAATLLAETDRSALPEHGHAAFKVLKWFEAIHLARQRAA from the coding sequence ATGACCTGGATTGCGGTTGCGGATCACAAAGAGCGGCGGTTTTCCCTGCGGGGCGTGGGCGAGGACCGGACAGACCGACGTCTGCACCCGGGTGATCCGGACTATCAGCCACAGTGCGGTAGCCTGATGTTCGAGACGCGGCTGTCGCCCGACGGCCGGCCGCAGGTGCTTTTGTCGTTCAGCCGCAGCTGGCCCGAACAACGCAGCCTGACGTTTCAGGCGATCCCGGGCGGTGGCATTTCAATGGTTCAGGTCACCGGTGAGAATATCGCTCATGCGGCTCTGACACACGGGGTTCCGGGCAGAACGGATGTGCTGCGCGTCACTTTCAGCTGGGACGCCGGACGCGGCTTTGCCCGCCTTACGGTTGAGCGCCCGGAAGAAGACCAGGTCGCTTCTGTCACGGTCAGTGATGTCCGGCCAATGCGGCTGCAGGACCTGCGCGACATGCTGCTTGGAAAGGGTGATCAGATCTTTGCCCGGGACGTGGTCTTTGCCGCCCTCTCGGACCGGGTAGAGCCGGTTGGCCCGATGCCCGGTCTGGCACCTGAGGCGATGGTTGCAACGCCCGGTGGCTACCGCGAGGCTGCTGATCTCCGGCGCGGCGATACGGTTATTACCCGCACGGGCGAAATTGTCCCGGTGCTGCACGCTGTTTCCCGCAGAGTGCCCGCACGGGGCAGCTTTGCACCCGTCCGGCTGCGCGCGCCCTATTTCGGGCTGCGCGATGATGTGATCACGGCCCCCGGTCAGAGACTGGTGATCGACGGGCCGGAGGTCGAATACCTCTTTAACGAGGAGGCAGTACTGGTCCCTGCGCGTCACCTGATGAATGGTTTCGCAGCACTGCCCGTGCAGCCCGTGCCGGTGCAGACCTACACACAGCTGATCCTGCCTGCGCATGAGGCGGTGCTGGTCGCAGGTACTGCAATGGAAAGCCTGAACATCGGACGGATCAGGCGGTATCCCGAGCGTCTTGCGGCCACGCTGCTTGCGGAGACGGACCGAAGCGCGCTGCCCGAACACGGGCACGCCGCCTTTAAGGTGCTCAAGTGGTTTGAAGCGATCCATCTTGCCCGGCAACGCGCGGCCTGA